The following DNA comes from Bacteroidota bacterium.
ATGGGCCAAAGAAAATAAATACTGCCAAGTCGCCCAGAGCCCTGTACCCATAATTTTTTTTGCCTACAGTATATTTAATGGCTGCTGCAATGGCAACAAGGCCGAGCAATAAAAAAACAAGAAATTTTTGCAATTCTTTTTCTTGTTTGCCAAAAGCCATAAACAATAATAAAAGCCCGCTACAAAGCGATAATAAAGTGAACAAAAACAAGGCAGTTTGCATTTGCTTTTTATTGATAGCACCACTTTGCATTGCACGCACATTGCCTATGCGAGTATCGTTATCAGTTCCCTTCAAAAAATCACCATAATCGTTGGCAAAGTTTGAGAGTATTTGTAGCAATAAAGCAGTAAGAATATTTAATACAAATATGGGCCATGAAAAAAATTTGGTATTAAAATGATATACCAATACCGACCCCATCAACACTCCCGATAAGGCTAAGGGAAGCGTTCGTAAACGTGCAGCATGTAACCAATTTTTTATCGACGGCATCTAAATGATTAGAATATTATAGCACTGCAAAAGTATTGATAGTTTGTGAGAGCAGGGCAAAAAAAATAATTAATACGGCAGCCTAAAATATAGTCTGTAGCGGCGGGCAGAGAATTTCTATTTTTTTTATCATTTAGTTTCATATTTTCGCACCTTTAAAAATAATATATTTTATGGGAATGCTCAAAGAATTTA
Coding sequences within:
- the menA gene encoding 1,4-dihydroxy-2-naphthoate octaprenyltransferase, translating into MPSIKNWLHAARLRTLPLALSGVLMGSVLVYHFNTKFFSWPIFVLNILTALLLQILSNFANDYGDFLKGTDNDTRIGNVRAMQSGAINKKQMQTALFLFTLLSLCSGLLLLFMAFGKQEKELQKFLVFLLLGLVAIAAAIKYTVGKKNYGYRALGDLAVFIFFGPLAICGTYYLQIQSIDWPVYFAAAAIGLLSVGVLNINNIRDIENDKASNKTTIANLLGEHKAKIYHTILLSLAMTAFITLGMVLFDSLWKFISLLALAPILHNSVAVLKTPIGPAFNLFLKQLALSTFFMVAAFCIALLL